From Bacteroidota bacterium, one genomic window encodes:
- a CDS encoding polysaccharide deacetylase family protein codes for MLLVYSYKITPRLKYTFNLYFKDLLGIDYKLTTSRQDFITSELPKISYSELPLKDEIHFQSRTMLFETGILDQNIAVSDYLGSKIFFMVGNESVLPFDVFAAGFYLVSRYEEYLPHIRDAYDRFEAKDSLAFQNNFLQTPIVNTWAQWIKQILKNKYPSVIFKEPTYKFISTIDIDNAYAYKEKGLARTLGGYAKSIIDFNTKALKDRTRVLLRLQADPYDTFQYQLEFHKRKKVTTIYFFLLGTYGLNDKNLSPDNKKFQSLIKNIADYAQVGIHPSFGSNKDKEQLKSEINILSKILHREITQSRQHFLKLTLPETYRNLIDFDITDDYTMGYASQVGFRASICTPFYFYDLDSESETKLRIHPFAMMEGTLKYYMNIDSENAMSYIKPLIDNIKAVNGTFISLWHNDTLSDLGIWKGWRSIYEEMVDYAQ; via the coding sequence ATGCTATTAGTTTATTCGTACAAAATAACACCTCGGTTAAAATATACATTCAATCTTTATTTTAAGGATTTATTGGGTATCGACTATAAGCTAACTACTTCTCGACAAGATTTTATTACCTCAGAGCTTCCTAAAATAAGCTATTCTGAGCTTCCACTAAAAGATGAAATTCATTTTCAGTCGAGAACAATGCTTTTTGAGACGGGAATTTTAGACCAAAATATTGCGGTGTCGGATTATTTGGGTTCAAAAATATTTTTTATGGTTGGCAATGAATCTGTATTGCCTTTTGATGTTTTTGCTGCAGGTTTTTATTTGGTAAGCAGATACGAAGAGTATTTGCCACATATTAGAGATGCCTACGATAGATTTGAAGCCAAAGACAGTCTTGCCTTTCAGAATAATTTTTTACAAACTCCAATTGTTAATACTTGGGCGCAATGGATAAAGCAAATACTAAAAAATAAATATCCATCTGTTATTTTTAAAGAACCAACCTATAAATTTATTTCTACTATTGATATTGATAATGCCTATGCTTACAAAGAAAAAGGCTTGGCTAGGACACTTGGCGGGTATGCAAAATCAATTATTGATTTTAATACAAAAGCACTAAAAGACCGTACCAGAGTGTTGTTGCGTTTGCAGGCAGATCCGTATGATACATTTCAATATCAGCTGGAGTTTCATAAACGTAAGAAAGTAACAACTATTTATTTTTTTCTTCTGGGAACATACGGGTTAAATGACAAGAATTTATCGCCCGACAATAAAAAATTTCAATCGCTTATCAAAAATATTGCAGATTATGCTCAAGTAGGCATTCATCCTTCATTTGGTTCTAATAAAGACAAAGAGCAGTTGAAGTCGGAAATCAATATACTTTCAAAAATATTGCATAGAGAAATCACACAAAGTAGACAGCATTTCTTAAAACTTACTCTTCCAGAAACATACAGAAATTTAATTGATTTTGATATAACGGATGATTATACGATGGGCTACGCATCTCAAGTAGGGTTTCGGGCAAGTATTTGTACTCCATTTTATTTTTATGATTTAGACAGTGAATCGGAAACAAAACTTAGAATTCATCCATTTGCAATGATGGAGGGGACTTTAAAGTATTATATGAATATTGATTCTGAGAATGCAATGTCTTACATAAAGCCATTAATAGACAATATTAAAGCCGTGAATGGAACTTTTATTAGTTTGTGGCACAATGATACGTTAAGTGATTTAGGAATTTGGAAAGGATGGCGAAGTATCTATGAAGAGATGGTAGATTATGCACAATAG
- a CDS encoding membrane assembly protein AsmA, producing the protein MKKVLKWFFIVVIILLVVIISLPFMFKGKIIAEVKKQANENLNAKVDFGDIDLTLLSSFPYFGLAIDNLSIVGVNDFEGDTLISSKQISVSLNLMSVIKGEEYSIRSIKLVEPHIFAKVLKDGRANWDIAKPSTDTMKAAEPEAATKFKMKLKSFVINDANIIYDDKSLDFYTALVGMNHELSGDFTQDDFLLKTLTEIKQFTMGYGGVNYLSKAKTVIKMDLDANMPNFKFVFKDNKIDLNELSFQFDGFFAMPKEDMEMDLTFKALQSEFKSFLSLIPSAYSADFANIKTAGSLGFDGFVKGIYNEKKMPAFALNLVVKDAMFKYPSLPKSVNNIQLDVHVNNKTGDPDNTLIDINKFHAEMAGNPVDVLMHIATPVSDPNINGSIKGKVDLASVRDFMPTDGSEMQGQIAADLDLKGKMSSIEKEKYEEFNAKGTLEVANVTYKSKDTPYDLSVKKMVLAFSPQFVDLKEMSGMLGKSDFQANGKIDNFLQYYFKNELLKGHFNFNSTFFDVNQFMADDASTASATPAAADTAPMSVVEVPANIDFVLNSSISKLLYDNLVITNTKGEIVIRNQQVQMNGVSLHTLGGEMTMRGIYNTQNVKNPTIDFDLGISNFDIPSTYKAFVTVQKLAPVAQYTKGNFSTQLKLKSVLDKTMMPKYETMAGGGKLQTKAITVSGFEPLNKLADALKMEKYKKMDLQNLDITYSFKDGRINVEPFEMKTGNTKGIVQGYNSFDQTINYTMDLEIPRSEFGSQANAAVNSLLAQANSKGANLSVGETVSLKALIGGTILKPTISTSLKDAKNKAVDDLKEKAKEEFDKQKKELEDKARAEADKLKKEAEEKAKAEADRLKKEAEAKAKAEADKLKKQAEEKGKDAIKDLFKKPK; encoded by the coding sequence ATGAAAAAGGTACTTAAATGGTTTTTTATAGTTGTTATAATTTTATTGGTTGTAATAATTTCCTTGCCGTTTATGTTTAAAGGAAAAATAATTGCAGAAGTTAAAAAGCAGGCAAATGAAAATTTGAATGCAAAAGTTGATTTTGGAGATATTGATTTAACGCTTTTAAGTTCTTTTCCTTATTTCGGATTGGCAATTGATAATTTATCAATTGTTGGTGTAAATGATTTTGAAGGAGATACACTTATTTCCTCGAAGCAAATATCAGTTTCATTGAATTTGATGAGTGTGATAAAAGGAGAAGAGTATTCTATCCGTTCAATAAAATTAGTTGAGCCGCATATTTTCGCAAAAGTGTTGAAAGATGGAAGAGCGAACTGGGATATTGCCAAACCAAGCACAGATACTATGAAAGCAGCTGAACCGGAAGCTGCTACTAAATTCAAAATGAAACTTAAGTCGTTTGTAATTAATGATGCCAACATTATTTATGACGATAAATCTCTCGATTTTTACACAGCTCTAGTTGGCATGAATCACGAACTAAGTGGAGATTTTACGCAAGACGATTTCTTATTAAAAACACTTACGGAGATTAAACAATTTACGATGGGTTATGGAGGCGTAAATTATTTATCAAAAGCAAAAACTGTTATTAAAATGGATTTAGATGCAAATATGCCCAATTTTAAGTTTGTGTTTAAGGATAATAAAATTGATTTGAATGAGTTGTCTTTTCAATTTGACGGATTTTTTGCAATGCCTAAAGAGGATATGGAAATGGATTTGACCTTTAAAGCGTTGCAAAGCGAGTTTAAAAGTTTTTTGTCTTTGATACCAAGTGCTTATTCCGCAGATTTTGCGAATATTAAAACTGCCGGATCGCTTGGATTTGATGGTTTTGTAAAAGGAATTTATAACGAAAAGAAAATGCCAGCTTTTGCTCTAAATCTAGTAGTAAAAGATGCCATGTTTAAATATCCTTCTTTGCCAAAGTCGGTTAACAATATTCAATTAGATGTACATGTAAATAACAAAACCGGAGATCCGGACAATACACTAATTGACATAAATAAATTTCATGCAGAAATGGCGGGAAATCCTGTGGATGTTCTTATGCATATTGCAACACCCGTTTCCGACCCCAATATAAATGGTTCCATAAAAGGTAAAGTAGATTTAGCAAGTGTAAGAGATTTTATGCCTACCGATGGTTCTGAAATGCAAGGGCAGATTGCTGCTGATTTAGATTTAAAGGGTAAAATGTCTTCTATCGAGAAGGAAAAATACGAAGAGTTCAACGCAAAGGGGACATTGGAAGTTGCCAATGTAACATACAAAAGCAAAGATACTCCATATGATTTATCGGTAAAGAAGATGGTATTGGCTTTCTCTCCTCAATTTGTTGATTTAAAAGAGATGAGCGGAATGCTTGGTAAAAGCGACTTTCAAGCCAACGGAAAGATTGATAATTTCTTACAATACTATTTTAAAAATGAATTGCTTAAGGGGCATTTCAATTTTAATTCTACTTTTTTTGATGTAAATCAATTTATGGCAGACGATGCTTCAACGGCTTCCGCAACTCCTGCTGCTGCTGATACAGCGCCAATGTCGGTTGTGGAGGTGCCTGCTAATATAGATTTTGTACTTAATTCTTCCATCTCTAAATTGTTGTATGATAATTTAGTAATAACAAATACCAAAGGCGAAATAGTTATTAGAAACCAACAAGTACAAATGAATGGTGTGAGCTTGCATACACTTGGCGGAGAAATGACAATGAGAGGAATTTATAACACACAAAATGTAAAAAATCCAACAATCGATTTTGATTTAGGAATTTCTAATTTTGATATTCCGTCCACATACAAAGCATTTGTAACCGTGCAGAAATTGGCTCCGGTTGCACAATATACCAAAGGAAATTTTTCAACGCAGTTAAAATTAAAGTCTGTACTTGACAAAACTATGATGCCTAAATACGAAACTATGGCTGGCGGAGGAAAGTTGCAAACCAAAGCTATTACTGTTTCCGGTTTTGAGCCACTAAACAAATTGGCAGATGCTCTGAAAATGGAGAAGTATAAAAAGATGGATTTGCAAAACTTAGATATTACTTACTCTTTTAAAGATGGTAGAATAAATGTAGAACCATTTGAAATGAAAACCGGCAATACAAAAGGAATTGTACAAGGCTACAACAGTTTCGATCAAACAATAAACTACACAATGGATTTAGAAATTCCTCGTTCTGAATTTGGCTCTCAAGCAAATGCGGCTGTAAATAGTTTGTTAGCGCAGGCAAACAGCAAAGGTGCAAATTTATCTGTTGGTGAAACTGTAAGTTTGAAAGCACTGATTGGAGGAACAATTTTGAAGCCGACAATTTCAACCAGTTTAAAAGATGCAAAAAACAAAGCGGTAGATGATTTAAAAGAGAAGGCTAAAGAAGAGTTTGATAAACAGAAAAAAGAGTTAGAGGATAAGGCAAGAGCAGAAGCAGATAAATTAAAAAAAGAAGCCGAAGAAAAAGCAAAAGCAGAGGCCGATAGATTGAAAAAAGAAGCGGAAGCAAAAGCGAAGGCGGAAGCCGATAAGCTTAAAAAACAAGCGGAAGAAAAAGGTAAAGATGCTATAAAGGATTTGTTTAAAAAGCCGAAGTAA
- a CDS encoding YdeI/OmpD-associated family protein, producing MNPKVDFYFNRAQKWQAELEKLRTIVLDCALQEDVKWGVPCYNFQKKNIVLIHVFKEYCALLFFKGALLKDTNSILVQQTKNVQAARQIRFTSEREIDKMAKTVKAYIHEAIEIEKAGLKVEFKKTTEFDMPKEFQNKLKEMPDLKIAFNSLTPGRQRAYLLHFSTPKQSQTRVSRIEKCIKQILNGIGLNDNKRK from the coding sequence ATGAACCCAAAGGTTGATTTTTATTTTAATAGAGCCCAAAAGTGGCAGGCAGAATTGGAAAAATTGAGGACAATAGTTCTTGATTGTGCCCTACAAGAAGATGTAAAGTGGGGTGTGCCTTGTTACAATTTTCAGAAAAAGAACATTGTGTTAATTCACGTATTTAAAGAATATTGTGCGCTTTTGTTTTTTAAAGGCGCTTTGCTAAAAGATACTAATAGTATTCTTGTTCAGCAAACAAAGAATGTACAGGCTGCCCGGCAGATTCGTTTTACAAGTGAAAGAGAAATAGATAAGATGGCGAAAACTGTTAAAGCATATATACATGAAGCTATTGAAATAGAAAAAGCTGGCTTGAAGGTAGAATTCAAGAAAACTACTGAGTTCGATATGCCTAAAGAATTTCAAAATAAGTTAAAGGAAATGCCAGACTTGAAAATTGCTTTTAATTCATTGACTCCCGGCCGACAAAGAGCCTATCTTCTTCATTTTTCTACACCCAAACAATCCCAAACACGAGTGTCTAGAATTGAAAAGTGTATCAAGCAAATTCTCAACGGAATAGGGTTGAATGATAATAAACGTAAGTAG
- a CDS encoding oligosaccharide flippase family protein yields MSSIRKYSLLITIISYIGVIIGYINKTLLFPNYLTPDQVGLANVMINIAIVFAQFSMLGVGAITLRFFPYFNDRARQHHGFLFWGSALAAIGSLLMAFVFLYFDGFITTHFGSKSPLIAEYYLYLIPLGISTTFYLFFDSFLRSIYKSVVPVFVNEVLLRLLITICILLYAINLISFHQFVIIYVIVNSSTALILLAYIAYLKQFTLKVELTFRIKKLYKKILIYGGFTILTIASGSLILNMDSLLITGLMDNGLYHFGIYSTVFYISSLILMPYRALSRMTSPLVAEYWRENDLTKMEVLYKKVSLINTIIGGGLFIVLWVNIDNLLSFLPMEYRGAQNVFLFVALGRLFDMITGLNGLIISTSRKYKYEILFSLFFAILTFVSCYVFIVNLNLGIDGAALATMLTIVVSNLIRLYFVQYNFKIQPFSKAILIITLIGAFATIIIHFIPTFTNVYMDGIIRSMMVLLLFVLPIYLLKLSHDFNSFFDKYLKRNKSINVNK; encoded by the coding sequence TTGAGTTCAATTAGAAAATATAGTTTATTAATTACCATCATCTCCTACATTGGAGTTATTATCGGTTACATAAACAAGACATTATTATTTCCCAATTATTTAACTCCGGATCAAGTTGGGTTGGCCAATGTAATGATAAACATTGCTATTGTATTTGCTCAGTTTTCCATGCTTGGTGTTGGAGCTATTACACTCAGATTCTTTCCCTATTTTAATGATAGAGCTAGACAACATCATGGTTTTTTATTTTGGGGAAGTGCGCTTGCTGCAATTGGAAGTTTACTAATGGCCTTTGTATTTCTGTATTTCGATGGTTTTATTACAACGCATTTCGGCTCTAAATCGCCTTTAATAGCCGAGTATTATTTATATCTAATCCCTCTTGGAATTTCAACTACCTTCTATTTATTTTTTGATTCATTTTTAAGGTCTATATACAAATCTGTTGTTCCTGTATTTGTAAACGAAGTGCTGCTTCGACTCTTAATTACAATCTGTATTTTGCTTTATGCTATTAATTTGATAAGCTTTCATCAGTTTGTTATTATATATGTAATTGTCAATAGCTCGACTGCCTTAATTTTATTGGCGTATATCGCTTACCTCAAACAATTTACACTTAAGGTTGAGCTTACATTTAGAATTAAAAAGCTGTATAAGAAAATTTTGATTTATGGTGGTTTTACAATTTTAACAATAGCCAGTGGCTCTTTAATATTGAATATGGATAGTCTGTTGATTACAGGCTTGATGGATAATGGATTGTATCATTTTGGAATTTATTCAACCGTATTTTATATAAGTAGTTTGATATTGATGCCATACAGAGCGCTATCTCGCATGACAAGCCCTTTGGTTGCCGAATATTGGAGAGAAAATGATTTAACTAAAATGGAGGTGTTGTATAAGAAGGTTAGCTTGATTAATACAATAATAGGAGGGGGGCTTTTTATTGTATTATGGGTAAATATTGACAATTTATTGAGTTTTCTTCCAATGGAATATAGGGGAGCGCAAAATGTTTTTTTATTTGTTGCATTAGGTCGCCTTTTTGATATGATAACCGGCTTAAATGGTTTGATAATTAGCACATCGAGGAAATATAAATACGAAATTTTGTTTTCATTGTTTTTTGCAATACTCACCTTTGTTTCGTGCTATGTTTTTATTGTCAATCTCAATTTAGGTATTGATGGAGCTGCATTGGCTACCATGCTTACAATTGTTGTTTCAAACTTGATTCGATTGTATTTTGTTCAGTATAATTTTAAAATTCAACCATTTAGTAAAGCTATTTTAATTATTACACTAATAGGAGCATTTGCAACTATTATCATTCATTTTATACCAACTTTCACTAACGTTTACATGGATGGAATAATAAGAAGTATGATGGTATTACTGCTTTTTGTTCTGCCCATCTATTTACTAAAATTATCACACGATTTTAATTCTTTTTTTGATAAATATTTGAAAAGGAATAAGTCCATAAACGTGAATAAGTAA
- a CDS encoding class I SAM-dependent methyltransferase, with product MRYEERVPDELFEGDKYLGRPADFTDKIIERRCKLVEEFNDFIGKDKELLDIGCGNGASVFMLAPKMKHCLGIDINEKNKEEFEKYKSKTKIDNCDFKLFDIDKDNLPKQFDRIISFEVIEHLPNEKSVKFYYDSLKDDGLIAITVPNKWWIFETHGAKLPLLPWNRVPFFSWLPKFIHERYSNARIYTKSRITKLLESVGFEILSTAYITAPMDVLKEGRFKNFVVGGFFNSDTTSIPFKSTSILVFARKKKKSN from the coding sequence ATGCGATACGAAGAAAGAGTTCCGGATGAGTTGTTTGAAGGTGATAAATACCTTGGGCGTCCTGCTGATTTTACGGATAAAATTATTGAGCGTAGGTGTAAACTAGTTGAGGAGTTCAACGATTTTATTGGAAAAGATAAAGAACTACTTGATATAGGTTGTGGAAACGGAGCATCTGTTTTTATGCTTGCGCCAAAAATGAAGCATTGTTTAGGTATTGATATCAATGAAAAAAACAAAGAAGAGTTTGAAAAATATAAATCAAAAACAAAAATTGACAATTGTGATTTTAAATTGTTTGATATAGATAAAGACAATCTGCCTAAACAGTTTGATAGAATAATCAGTTTCGAAGTTATTGAACATCTTCCCAATGAAAAAAGTGTGAAGTTTTATTACGATTCACTGAAAGACGATGGACTGATTGCTATAACAGTTCCAAATAAATGGTGGATTTTTGAAACACATGGAGCCAAATTGCCTTTATTACCATGGAATCGGGTTCCGTTTTTTTCGTGGTTGCCTAAATTTATTCATGAACGTTACTCAAATGCCCGAATTTATACTAAATCGAGAATTACAAAGTTATTAGAGAGTGTTGGGTTTGAAATTCTATCTACAGCTTATATAACAGCCCCAATGGATGTTTTAAAGGAGGGGAGGTTTAAAAATTTTGTAGTTGGTGGTTTTTTCAATTCAGATACCACTTCAATTCCTTTTAAATCCACCTCTATACTTGTATTTGCCAGAAAAAAGAAAAAAAGTAATTGA
- a CDS encoding GDP-mannose 4,6-dehydratase encodes MKKVLVTGSGGFIGSHLTELLVDQGYQVKALVSYKSTGSYGWLDTFPKEKLEAIEVISGDIRDNSQMISITKDVDTVLHLAALIAIPYSYQAPNSYIDTNIQGTANILNACLLNNVSRVIVTSTSEVYGTALYVPIDEKHPKQPQSPYSATKIGADSIAESFYRSFNLPLTIVRPFNTFGPRQSNRAIIPTIITQLLSGYEQIKLGTLSTTRDFLYVKDTANGFLEVAKSTKLLGQEVNLATGQEISVGDLAKKIMQLTGKQAKIIQEEKRMRPDKSEVERLCGAYDKITSNSSWKPNYDLDKGLKETIEWFSKKENLKLYKSNIYSV; translated from the coding sequence ATGAAAAAAGTATTAGTAACAGGTTCCGGAGGATTTATTGGTAGCCATTTAACAGAGTTGTTAGTTGACCAAGGTTATCAAGTAAAGGCATTAGTGTCCTACAAATCAACCGGATCGTATGGTTGGTTAGACACCTTTCCAAAAGAAAAATTGGAGGCAATTGAGGTAATATCAGGAGACATAAGAGATAACAGTCAAATGATAAGTATTACAAAAGATGTAGATACCGTACTTCATTTGGCTGCATTGATTGCTATTCCATATAGTTATCAAGCACCTAACTCCTACATAGATACTAATATTCAAGGGACAGCTAATATTTTAAATGCATGCTTGCTTAATAATGTTAGCCGAGTAATTGTAACATCTACATCTGAAGTATATGGTACAGCATTGTATGTTCCTATTGATGAAAAACACCCTAAGCAGCCGCAATCCCCCTATTCTGCTACAAAAATTGGTGCTGATAGTATCGCAGAATCTTTTTATAGAAGTTTTAATCTTCCATTAACTATTGTACGACCATTTAATACGTTTGGTCCACGACAATCAAATAGAGCTATTATTCCAACCATTATTACACAGCTGCTTTCCGGTTACGAACAAATAAAATTGGGCACATTATCTACTACACGAGATTTTTTATACGTAAAAGATACGGCCAATGGTTTTTTAGAGGTTGCAAAAAGCACCAAACTGTTAGGTCAAGAAGTTAATTTGGCAACAGGTCAAGAAATAAGCGTAGGTGATTTAGCGAAAAAAATAATGCAATTAACAGGCAAACAAGCTAAAATTATACAAGAAGAAAAACGAATGCGCCCCGACAAAAGTGAAGTAGAAAGGCTATGTGGTGCTTATGATAAAATAACTAGTAATTCCTCATGGAAACCTAATTATGATTTAGACAAGGGACTAAAGGAGACCATAGAATGGTTTAGTAAAAAGGAAAATTTAAAACTTTACAAAAGCAATATTTATAGTGTTTAG
- a CDS encoding LegC family aminotransferase: MVFSDFTQFCREQFKEPSGSIPLHRPYFIGNEKKYVADAIDSTFVSSVGEYVNLFEKNLKDYCGANYAIACVNGTAALHISLLLAGLKSDELVITQPLSFIATCNAISYIGSQPLFIDINKETLGLCPEKLLNFLKDKTEIRKDGFCYHKPSGKRIAACVPMHTFGHPVQIDSIAEICSNYNIPLIEDAAESIGSFYKGKHTGTFGLLGTLSFNGNKTITCGGGGAILTNNKEIAQKAKHLTTQAKVPHAWDFVHDEIGYNYRMPNLNAALACAQLENLNLFLEKKRALAASYKRFFEKNNIAFIHEPKDSKSNYWLNAILLNDRTQRDEFLAFTNSNGVMTRPSWTLMNKLVMFKDCITENIDNAIYIEERLVNIPSSYIPY, from the coding sequence ATAGTGTTTAGCGATTTTACACAATTTTGTAGAGAACAATTTAAAGAACCATCTGGCTCTATTCCGCTTCATCGCCCCTATTTTATTGGTAATGAAAAAAAATATGTGGCAGATGCTATAGACTCTACTTTTGTTTCTTCAGTAGGCGAATATGTAAACCTTTTCGAGAAAAACTTAAAAGACTATTGTGGTGCAAATTATGCAATAGCCTGTGTTAATGGAACTGCAGCTCTGCACATATCATTACTTTTGGCAGGTTTAAAATCCGATGAATTGGTTATCACACAACCATTATCATTTATTGCAACCTGCAATGCAATAAGTTATATAGGCAGCCAACCTCTATTTATAGATATAAACAAAGAGACACTTGGTCTTTGCCCAGAAAAACTTTTAAATTTTTTGAAAGATAAAACTGAGATAAGAAAAGATGGTTTCTGTTATCATAAACCATCGGGTAAACGCATAGCAGCTTGTGTTCCAATGCATACCTTTGGACACCCAGTGCAAATAGACTCCATTGCTGAAATTTGCTCAAACTATAATATTCCATTAATAGAAGATGCAGCAGAATCAATTGGTAGTTTTTATAAGGGGAAACACACCGGCACATTCGGATTATTAGGCACACTTAGCTTTAATGGGAACAAAACCATTACATGTGGTGGTGGTGGCGCTATACTTACCAACAACAAAGAAATTGCTCAAAAGGCAAAACATTTAACCACTCAAGCAAAAGTTCCACATGCATGGGATTTTGTGCACGATGAAATTGGATACAACTACAGAATGCCTAATTTGAATGCAGCTCTGGCATGTGCTCAACTAGAAAACCTTAATCTATTTTTAGAGAAGAAAAGAGCTCTTGCTGCTTCTTATAAACGATTTTTTGAAAAGAACAACATTGCATTTATTCATGAACCGAAGGATTCAAAGTCAAACTATTGGTTAAATGCAATTTTATTAAACGATAGAACTCAACGCGATGAGTTTTTAGCATTTACGAATTCAAACGGTGTAATGACAAGACCATCTTGGACATTAATGAACAAACTTGTTATGTTTAAAGATTGTATTACAGAAAACATTGATAATGCTATTTATATTGAAGAACGATTAGTAAATATTCCAAGTAGTTATATTCCTTATTAA
- a CDS encoding ATP-grasp domain-containing protein has product MKKNKDINILFLGGAKRISIAEKFIEAGKSHNKKVSIFSYELSKEVPISGIAQIIVGLKWNDIKVIEHLKSTIKKNNIHIVIPFVDPATVVAAKLKSELDSNLVFIPVPNEDECTIFFDKVKANSWFENSKIPVPPTLPRSSFPIIAKPRLGSASKGIQVLHSKIEYAKFISTTKKENFLFQKYIEATEYSVDCYVSPKTQKIISIVPRKRLEVSGGEVTKTITIKNTKIISISKNILLKSKLTGPITIQFLEELKTKNIVVMEINPRLGGGAPASIAAGANIPLYVLNDYLGIKTKPNNNWKKNLLMLRAYRETYIKVKKQQ; this is encoded by the coding sequence TTGAAAAAAAATAAAGACATAAACATATTATTTTTAGGTGGAGCTAAACGCATCTCCATCGCAGAAAAATTTATTGAAGCAGGCAAATCTCATAACAAAAAAGTCTCAATTTTTTCTTATGAATTAAGCAAAGAAGTTCCTATTTCAGGCATTGCTCAAATTATAGTTGGTCTTAAATGGAATGACATAAAAGTTATTGAGCATTTAAAAAGCACTATCAAGAAAAACAATATACATATAGTTATCCCTTTTGTTGATCCTGCTACAGTTGTTGCAGCAAAACTCAAATCAGAGCTTGATTCTAATTTGGTTTTTATACCAGTGCCAAACGAAGATGAGTGTACCATTTTTTTTGATAAAGTAAAAGCCAATTCATGGTTTGAAAACAGTAAAATTCCCGTACCTCCTACTCTACCAAGGTCAAGCTTTCCTATTATAGCCAAACCTCGATTAGGTTCTGCATCAAAAGGAATTCAGGTACTTCACTCAAAAATAGAGTACGCTAAATTTATTTCAACAACTAAAAAAGAAAACTTTCTTTTTCAGAAATATATAGAAGCGACAGAGTATAGTGTAGATTGCTATGTATCTCCCAAAACGCAAAAAATAATTTCTATTGTTCCTAGAAAACGATTAGAAGTATCAGGAGGGGAAGTAACAAAGACTATAACAATTAAGAATACTAAGATTATATCCATCTCAAAAAACATTTTATTAAAATCGAAACTAACAGGACCAATTACAATTCAGTTTTTGGAAGAATTGAAAACAAAAAATATTGTTGTAATGGAAATAAATCCTCGTTTAGGTGGTGGAGCTCCGGCATCTATTGCTGCAGGTGCAAATATTCCTTTATATGTTTTAAATGATTATTTAGGTATAAAAACTAAACCCAATAATAATTGGAAAAAAAATTTATTAATGCTTAGAGCATACAGAGAAACATATATTAAAGTAAAAAAACAGCAATAA